In Methanomicrobia archaeon, one DNA window encodes the following:
- a CDS encoding oligosaccharyl transferase, archaeosortase A system-associated has product MELPQIQVKRIDKLSLIYGVAVALLVAVSLYIRVALPYDSVLGGAFVRFGGNDPWYHMRIVDNTLHNFPHRIYYDAYTYYPYGTTKGFAPLFGYLLAAIIWIIGRGNPYATLGQDSIDVIGAWYPAVLGALTVIPVYFIGKAVWNRNAGLLAAALIAILPGQFLSRSIVGFTDHHVMETLLSTTALLFFILALKAAKNNEITYYSLLEKDWTALKRPISYSLLAGIFLGSLQLAWIGAPLIMFVLIVYAIVQYIIDHLRGASTDYLCIVSIPAFIIALLMLAPIPKFGALTGIQMISIFLAIAVVLALGAVSFVLNAKKIVPYVFPIVVVLLAVVSLVLLNALAPALYANVIGALHVFVPSESSLTIAEVHPMHIFSQYTGKIVDGEAWRWFSTTFFIAFAGFILLGYNIAKQFRAEEVLVLVWSGIMLFACFGQNRFAAHYAINVALLCGLVCGAIIDYVWSRGKPSRTGKAATKGGKVKGKMKLNAKGGATEKSKTKTTAAEPENRLKVNTGKISATVRPELILAILAIGLIVFYPPLTTTLASARSGGGPDDNWYKALTWMKANTPEPGLDYYGLYEEPPFNETTNERGVYDYPEPAYSVISWWDYGHWITRIGHRIPVANPLGQDGIGGPYRDNAPGASVFFIANNEPDANEIADALDVKYVVSDFMMADVWNSYYNKYGAMTVWAGDPQRYSSLGYYYYTMVARLHMFDGTRTNVDGTIFPALHHYRLVHESPTFFLPILFMDTNTGYMNWRSYSNDYTTTAAQAQILHGHLFEFPAGTWIEDDLNNNTLPELLVSAFTSSGIPFSEQSTVSKMDEGRWMIRDVTNNNVFIIARTEEGMLRVNLYGVGTGQENLKAWTPEYLNPVGFVKVFEYVPGAHITGTAANGSVIEISTAITTNQGRRFTYALETTASPTNTYEFIVPYSTDGPIAGGTQFDLSVTPYTLRAGHYENGTLIWDTEQEVHVSETDVLNRGTITIDLL; this is encoded by the coding sequence ATGGAGCTACCACAGATTCAGGTGAAACGGATTGATAAGCTGTCGTTGATCTATGGCGTCGCGGTCGCGCTGCTGGTCGCTGTATCGCTCTACATACGGGTCGCACTGCCCTATGACAGTGTGCTTGGCGGCGCGTTCGTGCGCTTCGGCGGTAACGACCCCTGGTACCACATGCGCATCGTTGATAACACGCTCCATAACTTCCCGCACCGGATCTATTACGATGCTTATACGTATTACCCCTACGGAACGACCAAGGGGTTCGCGCCACTCTTTGGCTACCTCCTTGCGGCCATTATCTGGATAATCGGGCGGGGGAACCCGTACGCTACGCTTGGCCAGGATAGCATCGATGTTATCGGTGCGTGGTATCCCGCGGTGCTGGGCGCGCTTACGGTCATACCCGTCTATTTCATTGGCAAGGCGGTGTGGAACCGTAATGCGGGGCTGCTTGCCGCTGCGCTTATCGCGATCCTTCCCGGGCAGTTCCTGTCACGGTCCATAGTGGGGTTCACGGACCATCACGTAATGGAAACCCTGCTCAGCACGACTGCTTTGCTGTTTTTCATTTTGGCACTCAAAGCGGCGAAGAATAACGAAATCACCTATTATTCGCTACTGGAAAAAGACTGGACCGCATTGAAACGGCCGATTAGCTATTCTCTTCTCGCTGGTATATTCCTCGGGAGCTTACAGCTCGCGTGGATCGGTGCCCCGCTCATCATGTTTGTCTTGATCGTGTATGCCATAGTGCAATATATAATTGACCACCTACGAGGAGCGAGCACAGATTATCTGTGCATAGTGAGCATTCCGGCCTTTATTATAGCATTACTTATGCTAGCACCGATACCCAAGTTCGGCGCACTCACGGGCATTCAGATGATCTCCATTTTCCTTGCTATCGCGGTAGTCCTGGCGCTGGGCGCGGTTTCATTTGTGCTGAACGCCAAAAAAATAGTGCCATATGTATTTCCTATTGTTGTTGTTCTACTCGCAGTGGTCTCACTTGTTCTGCTGAACGCTCTGGCACCCGCGCTCTATGCAAATGTTATCGGCGCGCTTCATGTCTTCGTCCCTTCGGAATCCAGCCTCACGATCGCGGAAGTGCACCCGATGCATATCTTCTCGCAGTATACGGGCAAGATTGTTGATGGCGAGGCCTGGCGGTGGTTCAGCACGACCTTTTTCATCGCCTTCGCCGGCTTTATCTTGCTCGGCTACAACATCGCGAAGCAGTTCCGTGCTGAAGAGGTGCTCGTCCTCGTATGGAGTGGCATCATGCTCTTCGCCTGCTTCGGGCAGAACCGTTTTGCCGCGCACTATGCGATCAATGTCGCACTGCTCTGCGGTCTCGTTTGCGGGGCTATTATTGATTATGTCTGGTCACGCGGCAAACCGTCGAGAACCGGCAAAGCGGCTACAAAGGGTGGCAAGGTAAAAGGGAAGATGAAGCTGAACGCAAAAGGCGGCGCGACAGAAAAGTCAAAAACCAAAACTACCGCTGCAGAGCCGGAAAACCGGCTCAAAGTTAATACCGGAAAAATTAGCGCTACCGTACGGCCTGAGCTCATCCTCGCGATTCTTGCTATTGGTCTGATCGTCTTCTACCCGCCGCTCACGACCACATTAGCGAGTGCGCGATCTGGTGGCGGGCCGGATGATAACTGGTATAAAGCGCTTACGTGGATGAAGGCGAACACACCCGAGCCAGGTCTGGATTACTACGGGCTTTACGAGGAGCCACCCTTCAACGAGACGACGAACGAAAGAGGGGTATATGATTACCCAGAACCCGCATATTCGGTTATCAGCTGGTGGGACTACGGGCACTGGATCACCCGTATCGGCCACCGGATACCTGTCGCTAATCCGCTCGGCCAGGACGGTATCGGCGGCCCCTATCGAGATAATGCCCCAGGTGCCTCTGTCTTCTTCATTGCGAATAATGAGCCTGATGCGAACGAGATTGCCGATGCGCTCGACGTGAAATACGTGGTCAGCGATTTCATGATGGCTGATGTCTGGAATTCATACTACAACAAATACGGCGCGATGACCGTCTGGGCCGGCGACCCACAACGGTACAGCAGCCTCGGGTACTACTACTATACCATGGTGGCACGCTTGCACATGTTCGACGGTACACGCACCAACGTGGATGGCACGATCTTTCCCGCCCTGCACCACTATCGCCTGGTGCACGAGTCTCCCACGTTCTTCCTGCCCATACTCTTTATGGACACGAACACGGGCTACATGAACTGGCGGAGCTACTCCAACGACTATACCACGACTGCCGCGCAGGCGCAGATCCTGCACGGGCATCTCTTCGAGTTCCCTGCCGGAACCTGGATCGAAGACGACCTGAACAACAATACGCTGCCGGAACTGCTCGTTAGCGCCTTTACGTCCTCCGGCATACCCTTCTCCGAGCAGAGCACCGTGAGCAAGATGGACGAAGGCCGGTGGATGATCCGCGATGTGACCAACAATAACGTCTTCATCATCGCCAGGACCGAAGAGGGGATGCTGCGGGTGAACCTCTACGGGGTCGGGACCGGGCAGGAGAATCTTAAAGCATGGACGCCCGAGTACCTCAACCCCGTGGGCTTCGTGAAGGTCTTCGAGTACGTGCCGGGCGCGCACATCACCGGTACCGCCGCGAATGGCTCCGTCATCGAGATTTCCACCGCGATCACCACGAACCAGGGCCGGCGGTTCACCTACGCGCTCGAAACCACCGCTTCACCGACCAACACCTACGAGTTCATTGTGCCCTACTCCACGGACGGCCCGATCGCAGGAGGTACACAGTTCGACCTCTCCGTAACCCCCTACACTCTGCGCGCAGGGCATTATGAGAACGGGACGTTGATCTGGGATACGGAGCAGGAAGTCCATGTTTCCGAAACGGACGTGCTCAACAGAGGAACGATCACCATCGACCTGTTGTGA
- a CDS encoding glycosyltransferase yields MLVSIVITVKNEARSIGKLLDSLLAQEKTFEIIIVDAHSIDTTRQIVEEYAEQNPEIRLFVHEGTRGYGRNFGVEKAQGEVIAFIDGGCKADSKWLKELRRSIVEGYDIVAGKTINVGPFADITRVEVNHKGYDVTFPACNLAYKKEIFQKIGGFDTGFVTAEDVDLNFRAVDAGAQLAYNEHAVVYRDTSRSVVGFLKQAFWYGYGRKQLTMKHGKLWSRYSPQKTLQTHFSLFGILRLVFGSLGYISCSLRSRAI; encoded by the coding sequence GTGTTGGTTAGCATCGTAATAACGGTAAAGAATGAGGCACGGAGCATTGGTAAATTACTTGACAGCCTGCTCGCGCAAGAAAAAACGTTTGAAATTATTATCGTGGATGCTCATAGCATTGACACCACTCGTCAAATAGTTGAGGAGTATGCTGAGCAAAATCCCGAAATCCGGTTGTTTGTACATGAAGGAACCAGAGGCTACGGGAGAAATTTCGGTGTAGAAAAAGCACAGGGCGAGGTTATAGCATTCATAGACGGCGGCTGTAAAGCTGATAGTAAGTGGCTAAAAGAACTGCGAAGATCAATCGTAGAAGGTTATGATATAGTAGCGGGGAAAACCATAAATGTGGGCCCCTTCGCGGACATAACAAGGGTTGAAGTGAACCATAAAGGATATGATGTTACGTTTCCTGCGTGTAATCTCGCATACAAGAAAGAAATATTCCAAAAAATTGGCGGATTTGATACTGGTTTCGTTACTGCTGAGGATGTTGATCTCAATTTCAGGGCCGTCGATGCTGGTGCTCAACTGGCTTACAACGAACATGCCGTGGTGTATAGGGATACGAGCAGATCGGTAGTAGGTTTTTTGAAACAGGCGTTCTGGTATGGCTATGGACGGAAGCAGCTCACAATGAAGCATGGCAAATTATGGAGCAGGTATTCACCCCAAAAAACGCTTCAGACGCATTTTTCGCTCTTCGGCATTCTCCGGTTAGTTTTTGGATCACTGGGGTATATTTCGTGCTCTCTGCGAAGTAGAGCGATATAA
- a CDS encoding glycosyltransferase family 1 protein: protein MTEEAMKGMKEASSVTKKDTSKKIAIGPLILQITGFGGVQRHILNIMDYSKYDLKPITPLLSSYSRYLRPASSLLTTRKVSFLDVYGLFYSKLLLPCYDIVHLHGHPEWPGLYSKPRKKKAQYIHTVHGIYTQEDYPDDWDYRSLLNERMLNACKESDVVIAVARWLKAWLKEAGVDALYIPNGINVAEFTTAHPADFRAKFAVSDDFYLFAGRLDEYKRPNLFIYLAERITDRKFVMVGRDLTPDKVRNYYGADLPQNLTCLGELTREDLINAFSACSVFILTSKYDTFPSVLLEAMACKKVVVGANNAGPKEIITDGTDGYLFEPDDIDDLYDKALKAWDTAVFGESGFEKVKEKFDWKGVVKQIDGVYERLVQ, encoded by the coding sequence TTGACTGAAGAAGCTATGAAAGGCATGAAAGAGGCTAGTAGCGTCACCAAGAAGGACACGAGCAAAAAGATAGCTATAGGACCTCTTATCTTACAGATAACGGGATTCGGGGGTGTGCAGCGCCACATACTCAATATTATGGACTATTCGAAATATGATTTGAAACCAATCACGCCTCTGTTATCATCGTACAGCCGATATTTGCGGCCGGCCTCGTCGCTGTTAACAACCAGGAAGGTGTCATTTCTCGATGTATACGGGCTCTTTTACAGCAAACTACTTTTACCCTGCTACGATATCGTTCATCTGCATGGCCATCCTGAATGGCCGGGTTTGTATTCGAAACCGCGGAAGAAAAAAGCACAGTATATTCATACGGTTCACGGTATTTACACGCAGGAGGATTACCCCGACGATTGGGATTATCGGTCTTTATTGAATGAACGAATGCTCAACGCCTGCAAAGAAAGTGACGTTGTTATTGCAGTTGCTCGATGGCTCAAAGCATGGCTCAAAGAAGCTGGTGTAGATGCACTTTATATTCCCAACGGCATAAATGTAGCGGAATTTACAACTGCTCATCCTGCTGATTTTCGGGCAAAATTCGCTGTGAGTGACGATTTTTATTTGTTTGCAGGGCGGCTTGATGAATACAAGAGACCGAATTTGTTCATTTACTTGGCTGAAAGGATAACAGATAGGAAATTTGTGATGGTGGGAAGAGACCTTACACCCGATAAAGTTAGAAATTACTATGGGGCAGATTTGCCACAAAATCTCACCTGTTTAGGTGAACTAACTCGGGAAGATCTCATAAATGCCTTTTCGGCGTGCAGTGTTTTCATTCTAACAAGTAAATACGACACATTCCCCTCAGTTTTGTTGGAGGCTATGGCTTGTAAGAAAGTGGTAGTTGGCGCGAATAATGCAGGACCTAAGGAGATAATAACGGATGGAACAGATGGTTATCTTTTCGAGCCTGATGATATTGACGATCTGTATGATAAGGCATTAAAAGCGTGGGATACTGCTGTATTTGGAGAGAGTGGTTTTGAAAAGGTCAAAGAAAAATTTGATTGGAAAGGGGTTGTAAAACAAATCGATGGGGTGTACGAGAGGCTTGTGCAATAA
- a CDS encoding phosphocholine cytidylyltransferase family protein — MKAVILAAGRGTRLGEITCHNPKCLMDIGGRTILERQIDLLFKNSVTKIYIVIGFMADNIKKKLKSTENLIFIENREYETTENIYSLYLASNYVKGEEFFLLNGDTIFEEDIIKKLLNYSEKDVAPVDSYYYDLEELKVKVEEGFIKEILPKTAPKMSSDGSTIGIFKFSSHGSRILFDEIETLIAKNIKNKWFEYALNETLRDMKMHKLDIRGLKWVEVDTLEDIEKAKEIFIT; from the coding sequence ATGAAGGCAGTTATTCTCGCTGCAGGAAGAGGTACAAGGTTGGGCGAGATTACATGCCATAATCCCAAATGTTTAATGGATATAGGAGGGAGAACTATCCTAGAGCGCCAAATTGACCTATTATTTAAAAATTCTGTTACTAAGATCTATATCGTAATTGGATTCATGGCAGATAATATAAAAAAAAAACTTAAAAGCACCGAGAATTTAATATTCATAGAGAACAGGGAATACGAAACTACGGAGAATATATATTCGCTTTATTTGGCTTCTAACTATGTTAAAGGTGAAGAATTTTTTTTATTGAATGGGGATACAATTTTTGAAGAGGACATAATTAAAAAGTTGCTTAATTATTCAGAAAAAGACGTTGCTCCCGTGGATAGCTATTATTATGATCTAGAAGAACTTAAGGTGAAGGTAGAGGAAGGATTTATTAAAGAGATATTACCAAAAACCGCACCAAAAATGAGTAGTGATGGTTCAACAATTGGAATTTTTAAATTTTCTTCACATGGTAGTAGAATATTATTTGATGAGATAGAAACGCTTATTGCAAAAAACATAAAAAACAAGTGGTTTGAATATGCGTTAAATGAAACATTACGAGATATGAAAATGCACAAATTGGATATCCGTGGATTAAAATGGGTTGAGGTGGATACGTTAGAAGATATTGAAAAAGCAAAGGAGATCTTTATTACGTAA